The following are encoded together in the Arcobacter aquimarinus genome:
- a CDS encoding DUF5644 domain-containing protein, translating to MKLEISLFKFDKNSDYLPYYTKHFFKVENEKNLLDILKTINKNEKLGFENSDNFDLVVNEVFTKASISIKELVDNFGKELTIEPISIRRAYNDLLIDDKDFKERIDILKDFIKEEDKSNYLSLKPYYYASNTLNYRSDYIGDAILILAHDLIQKNPQVQNHILDSLKQQEIGASFHTSLKDRIYNFDNNIEDKIIEIQKKLNLFEELDKQNFRINKTLIIDFGTFDENYEIKHDFKDFNIAYYPSNDSKQTFDLLNKLDANILKLNSTKLDLAKNTFNKNPLITYHVAITILLDAFDNNADFLVVDTNEDFYIFDYNRKELEKICGRDVILPIIHKNELQKLACGNHKEAKKTLELHQVNPEII from the coding sequence ATGAAACTAGAAATTTCTTTATTTAAATTTGATAAAAACTCTGATTATTTACCATACTACACAAAACACTTTTTTAAAGTGGAAAATGAAAAAAATCTTTTGGATATTTTAAAAACTATAAACAAAAATGAAAAATTAGGCTTTGAAAATAGTGATAATTTTGATTTAGTAGTAAATGAAGTTTTTACTAAAGCATCTATTTCTATAAAAGAATTAGTTGATAACTTTGGAAAAGAACTTACAATTGAACCTATTTCAATTAGAAGAGCCTATAATGATTTATTGATTGATGATAAAGATTTTAAAGAAAGAATTGATATTTTAAAAGATTTTATAAAAGAAGAAGATAAAAGTAATTATCTAAGTTTAAAACCTTACTATTATGCTTCTAATACTTTAAATTACAGAAGTGATTATATTGGTGATGCTATTTTAATTTTAGCTCATGATTTAATCCAAAAAAATCCACAAGTTCAAAATCATATATTAGATAGTTTAAAACAACAAGAAATAGGTGCATCTTTTCATACAAGTTTAAAAGATAGAATCTATAATTTTGATAATAATATTGAAGATAAAATCATAGAAATTCAAAAAAAATTAAATCTATTTGAAGAACTTGATAAACAAAACTTTAGAATAAACAAAACTTTGATTATTGATTTTGGAACATTCGATGAAAATTATGAAATAAAACATGATTTTAAAGATTTTAATATTGCATATTATCCATCAAATGATTCAAAACAGACTTTTGATTTATTAAATAAATTAGATGCAAATATTCTAAAATTAAACTCTACAAAACTTGATTTAGCTAAAAATACTTTTAATAAAAATCCATTAATTACTTATCATGTAGCAATTACTATTTTACTTGATGCTTTTGATAATAATGCTGATTTTTTAGTTGTTGATACAAATGAAGATTTTTATATTTTTGATTATAATAGAAAAGAATTAGAAAAAATTTGTGGAAGAGATGTAATTTTACCAATTATTCACAAAAATGAACTTCAGAAATTAGCTTGTGGAAATCACAAAGAGGCTAAAAAAACACTTGAACTTCATCAAGTAAACCCTGAAATAATATAA
- a CDS encoding HNH endonuclease: MILDIEFVIYSCLLLSSILPLYVYRKTIFKKYYSTSSDNFDLFLKDIKIYMEKNYPKIKIDYSIVQKTKNEQNIELRKSLLIENLIEQFYNFNYKKETQKSISKDKLWVGYDEKSKSNPKPPSDWIQRKDMAHRRDNRVCDRCGHMLLTTSDVYINFVKDIENGGGYNFENLICLCVDCNKILNSKNPKGTISSLSINDKLYNIAKY, from the coding sequence TTGATACTAGATATAGAGTTTGTAATATATTCATGCCTTTTATTATCTAGTATCTTACCTCTTTATGTTTATAGAAAAACTATATTTAAAAAGTATTATTCAACAAGCTCTGATAATTTTGATTTATTCTTAAAAGATATAAAAATTTATATGGAAAAAAATTATCCTAAAATCAAAATTGATTATTCAATTGTTCAAAAAACAAAAAATGAGCAAAATATAGAACTTAGAAAATCTTTGTTGATAGAAAACTTAATAGAACAGTTCTATAATTTTAACTACAAAAAAGAGACTCAAAAATCAATATCAAAAGATAAACTTTGGGTTGGATATGATGAAAAATCAAAATCTAATCCAAAACCTCCTAGTGATTGGATTCAAAGAAAAGATATGGCTCATAGAAGAGACAACAGAGTTTGTGATAGATGTGGGCATATGTTGTTAACAACTTCTGATGTATATATAAATTTTGTAAAAGATATAGAAAATGGTGGTGGGTATAACTTTGAAAATCTTATTTGTTTATGTGTAGATTGTAACAAAATTTTAAATTCAAAAAATCCAAAAGGAACTATCTCTTCGTTGAGTATAAATGATAAGCTATATAACATTGCAAAATATTAA
- a CDS encoding type II secretion system protein GspD — protein sequence MKLIFISIFFTINLFSNEFININFKDLKISELLKVSSKILDKNILISQNIEGNVDFIPKGNLKKSDLLNILHMVLQDKGFSLVEEKNILRVVPLIEIKKDDENIPQERKEVKVIPLKNIDATNIIKILEEIINKKEYEKTYKKPLVSLESESNSIILMGIKEEISYITELINELDKEKTQVYVQARIIEVNDELVNQIGLSYGIFGAKSNGNVLASFSSSLNKGSIPSFSIEGLKIPDMVSGLALGASLNLLRQKGALDIVSEPSILAVNNKESSIYVGETISIKVSSSISDGGTTRENYEREDVGLTLKVKPRISNDTKVTLEIETILEGVKTTQTISGNADTSKKRIETTAILNNGESVIIGGLIENKSEKTQQKVPVLGDVPLFGELFKNSVENSKKNNLVVIVTPYLIPKAKDITFIRNKLSELKELEDKYLEKSLLKLKEEQDKKRLIQEPNEPKNKEIMTDEHKKRVKDILGY from the coding sequence ATGAAACTTATTTTTATTTCTATCTTTTTTACAATCAATCTATTTTCAAATGAGTTTATAAATATTAATTTTAAAGATTTAAAAATTAGTGAATTACTAAAAGTAAGTTCTAAAATTTTAGATAAAAACATACTAATAAGTCAAAATATAGAAGGCAATGTGGATTTTATTCCAAAAGGAAATTTAAAAAAGAGTGATTTATTAAATATTTTACATATGGTTCTTCAAGATAAAGGTTTTTCTTTAGTTGAAGAAAAAAATATTTTAAGAGTTGTGCCATTGATTGAAATAAAAAAAGATGATGAAAATATTCCTCAAGAAAGAAAAGAGGTAAAGGTAATACCTTTAAAAAATATTGATGCAACAAATATAATAAAAATATTAGAAGAGATTATAAATAAAAAAGAGTACGAAAAAACATATAAAAAACCTTTAGTATCTTTAGAAAGTGAATCAAACTCTATCATTTTAATGGGAATAAAAGAGGAGATTTCTTATATAACAGAACTTATAAATGAACTTGATAAAGAAAAAACACAAGTTTATGTACAAGCTAGAATCATTGAAGTAAATGATGAATTAGTTAATCAAATAGGTCTTTCTTATGGAATTTTCGGAGCAAAAAGTAATGGAAATGTATTGGCTAGTTTCTCTTCAAGTTTAAATAAGGGCTCTATTCCATCTTTTTCTATTGAAGGATTAAAAATACCTGATATGGTTTCTGGATTAGCTCTTGGAGCTAGTTTAAATTTGCTTCGACAAAAAGGTGCTTTAGATATAGTATCTGAACCATCAATTTTAGCTGTAAATAACAAAGAGAGTTCTATTTATGTTGGAGAAACAATATCTATAAAAGTTTCAAGTAGTATTAGTGATGGAGGAACTACAAGAGAAAACTATGAAAGAGAAGATGTGGGTTTAACTTTGAAAGTAAAACCTAGAATTTCAAATGATACAAAAGTTACCTTAGAAATAGAGACTATTTTAGAAGGTGTTAAAACAACTCAAACTATAAGTGGAAATGCTGATACTTCAAAAAAAAGAATAGAAACAACGGCTATTTTAAACAATGGTGAAAGTGTAATAATTGGAGGTTTGATTGAAAATAAATCAGAAAAAACCCAACAAAAAGTTCCAGTTTTAGGAGATGTTCCTTTATTTGGAGAGTTGTTTAAAAATAGTGTTGAAAATAGTAAAAAAAATAATTTAGTTGTAATTGTAACTCCTTATTTAATACCAAAAGCAAAAGATATAACTTTTATTAGAAATAAACTTAGTGAATTAAAAGAGTTAGAGGATAAGTATTTGGAAAAATCACTTTTAAAATTAAAAGAGGAACAAGATAAAAAAAGGTTAATTCAAGAACCAAATGAGCCAAAAAATAAAGAAATTATGACAGATGAACATAAAAAAAGAGTAAAAGATATTTTGGGCTATTAA
- a CDS encoding YigZ family protein, translating to MKFVQKEFSFTFEEKKSKFIAFLFPYSMFDEIMAKLRIEHPKARHFVYAYRYLNEFGQIVENSSDDGEPKGTSGKPSLAVMAGAQIINSAVIIVRYFGGIKLGTGGLVRAYGDSVNEVIKIATFKEYQKLIIKTLECEYSELSLLEYLLNQEEINIKSKDFSTNVKLTIELTNEQFEHLNTLLSRNIKVL from the coding sequence TTGAAATTTGTTCAAAAAGAGTTTAGTTTTACTTTTGAAGAGAAAAAATCAAAATTTATAGCTTTTTTATTTCCTTATTCTATGTTTGATGAAATAATGGCTAAATTAAGAATTGAACATCCAAAAGCTAGACATTTTGTTTATGCATATAGATATTTAAATGAATTTGGTCAAATTGTTGAAAATAGTAGCGATGATGGAGAACCAAAAGGAACAAGTGGAAAACCAAGCCTTGCTGTAATGGCAGGAGCCCAAATAATAAATAGTGCAGTAATAATAGTGCGATATTTTGGCGGAATAAAACTTGGAACTGGTGGCTTAGTTCGAGCTTATGGGGATAGTGTAAATGAAGTTATAAAAATAGCAACTTTTAAAGAGTATCAAAAACTAATAATAAAAACTTTAGAATGCGAATATAGTGAACTCTCACTTCTTGAATATCTTTTAAATCAAGAAGAAATAAACATAAAATCAAAAGATTTTTCTACAAATGTAAAACTAACAATAGAATTAACAAATGAACAATTTGAACATTTAAACACTTTACTTTCAAGAAATATTAAAGTATTATAA
- the tlyA gene encoding 23S rRNA (cytidine-2'-O)-methyltransferase TlyA produces MRLDLYLTQTFNIQSRNKALELIKSDKVKIDGEIISKPSFNVEQTHKVEILEDDFYVSRAAYKLKYFLQELKYFDLKNKNTLDIGSSTGGFTQVLLENEVSSVTCVDVGSNQLHERIKHHPKITFFENTDIRNFQSEDIFEIVTCDVSFISILNILNDINRLASKDIIILFKPQFEVGTNVKRDKKGVVKDKNAIIKARQKFVDSTLALNWNLKYSSLSKLQGKDGNEEELFYFSK; encoded by the coding sequence ATGAGATTGGATTTATATTTAACACAAACCTTTAATATTCAAAGCAGAAACAAAGCTCTTGAATTAATAAAATCAGATAAAGTTAAAATTGATGGAGAGATTATATCAAAACCCTCTTTTAATGTTGAGCAAACTCATAAAGTTGAGATTTTAGAAGATGATTTTTATGTATCAAGAGCTGCTTATAAATTAAAATATTTTTTACAAGAATTAAAATATTTTGATTTAAAAAATAAAAATACTCTTGATATTGGAAGTAGTACAGGTGGATTTACTCAAGTTTTACTTGAAAATGAAGTATCAAGTGTAACTTGTGTTGATGTTGGTTCAAATCAACTTCACGAAAGAATCAAACACCATCCTAAGATCACTTTTTTTGAAAACACTGATATAAGAAATTTTCAAAGTGAAGATATATTTGAAATTGTAACTTGTGATGTTTCTTTTATCTCTATTTTAAATATCTTAAATGACATAAATCGCCTAGCTTCAAAAGATATAATTATTTTATTTAAACCCCAATTTGAAGTTGGAACAAATGTAAAAAGAGATAAAAAAGGTGTGGTAAAAGATAAAAATGCCATTATTAAAGCTAGACAAAAATTTGTAGATTCTACACTTGCATTAAATTGGAATTTAAAATACTCAAGTCTTAGTAAACTACAAGGAAAAGATGGAAATGAAGAAGAGCTCTTCTATTTTAGTAAATAA
- a CDS encoding bifunctional riboflavin kinase/FAD synthetase, which yields MKKSSSILVNKNTITSIAIGGFDGMHVAHQELFKNLDENGAIVSIESGYANLTPKRYRQEYSIYPIYYYVLDSIKHLEGDLFVKLLNEEFPKLKKIVVGYDFCFGKNRRYCTEKLKELFDGVVVVIDEIKVENIPVHSRVIREYLKDGDIQMANKLLGKEYKIYGQQITGQGLGAKNFVPTINLKVKEFLLPKEGVYITKTILDNKEYNSITFLGHRVTTDGSYAVETHILDEEIKENNYTTQIKFIKKIRDNQKFESFEELKNQILKDINLTKDYFINIY from the coding sequence ATGAAGAAGAGCTCTTCTATTTTAGTAAATAAAAATACAATAACTTCTATAGCTATTGGTGGATTTGATGGAATGCATGTTGCACATCAAGAACTTTTTAAAAATTTAGATGAAAATGGAGCAATTGTTTCAATTGAATCTGGATATGCAAATTTGACACCCAAAAGATATAGACAAGAGTATAGTATCTATCCTATTTATTATTATGTCCTTGATAGTATAAAACATTTAGAAGGTGATTTATTTGTAAAACTTTTAAATGAAGAGTTTCCAAAATTAAAAAAAATAGTTGTAGGTTATGATTTTTGTTTTGGAAAAAACAGAAGATATTGTACTGAAAAATTAAAGGAACTTTTTGATGGAGTTGTTGTAGTTATTGATGAAATAAAAGTCGAAAATATACCTGTTCATTCAAGAGTTATAAGAGAATACCTAAAAGATGGTGATATTCAAATGGCAAATAAACTTTTAGGAAAAGAGTACAAAATCTATGGACAACAAATAACAGGACAAGGATTAGGCGCTAAAAATTTTGTACCAACAATAAATCTAAAAGTAAAAGAGTTTTTACTTCCAAAAGAAGGAGTTTATATTACGAAAACTATTTTAGACAATAAAGAATATAACTCTATTACTTTTTTAGGACATAGAGTAACAACAGATGGAAGTTATGCTGTGGAAACTCACATTTTAGATGAAGAGATAAAAGAGAATAACTATACAACTCAAATAAAATTTATAAAAAAAATAAGAGATAATCAAAAATTTGAAAGCTTTGAAGAACTAAAAAATCAGATTTTAAAGGATATTAATCTAACTAAAGATTACTTTATTAATATTTATTAA
- the cmoA gene encoding carboxy-S-adenosyl-L-methionine synthase CmoA, with amino-acid sequence MIDKVFNKSITKQFEFDEEVASVFDDMLNRSVPFYKEMQRLSINFACNFLNENDKVYDLGCSTASTLIELSHHCKNNLKLIGIDNSVAMLNRAAKKAKAFGVDIEFINADLHDVSYDEAKLILSNYTLQFIRPLQREKLVKKIYDSLQDKGIFIFSEKVISSNSTLNKQSIDEYYEFKKTQGYSEFEIAQKREALENVLIPYTEEENKKMILDAGFSHCETIFKWVNFATFIAIKK; translated from the coding sequence ATGATAGATAAAGTATTTAATAAATCAATTACAAAACAATTCGAATTTGATGAAGAAGTAGCATCAGTATTTGATGATATGTTAAACCGTTCTGTTCCTTTTTATAAAGAGATGCAAAGATTATCAATAAATTTTGCTTGCAATTTTTTAAATGAAAATGACAAAGTTTATGATTTAGGTTGTTCAACTGCTTCAACGCTAATAGAACTAAGTCACCATTGTAAAAATAATCTAAAACTAATAGGAATTGATAACTCTGTTGCTATGTTAAATAGAGCAGCAAAAAAAGCAAAAGCTTTTGGAGTTGACATAGAGTTTATAAATGCTGATTTACATGATGTTTCTTATGATGAAGCAAAACTTATTCTTTCAAACTACACTTTACAATTCATTAGACCTCTACAAAGAGAAAAATTAGTAAAAAAAATATATGATTCACTACAAGATAAAGGTATATTTATTTTTAGTGAAAAAGTGATATCTTCAAATTCAACTTTAAATAAACAATCTATTGATGAATATTATGAATTCAAAAAAACTCAAGGTTACAGTGAATTTGAAATAGCTCAAAAAAGAGAAGCTTTAGAAAATGTACTTATACCTTATACTGAAGAAGAAAATAAAAAAATGATTTTAGATGCTGGATTTAGTCATTGTGAAACAATTTTCAAATGGGTAAATTTTGCAACATTTATAGCAATAAAAAAATAG
- the bcp gene encoding thioredoxin-dependent thiol peroxidase — MLKVGDIAPSFCAPNQDDVEICSRDLAGKWIVLYFYPKDLTPGCTTQACDFTDKHSFFDDLDAVILGVSADDTEKHRKFIDKYDLTITLLSDTNKKMCEDYGVWQLKQFMGKEFMGVVRSTFIINPEGKIAAIWDKVSVRKKKSVKGEKIEVLHVDEVREKLQELQSN, encoded by the coding sequence ATGTTAAAAGTTGGAGACATAGCACCTAGTTTTTGTGCACCAAATCAAGATGATGTAGAGATTTGTTCAAGAGATTTAGCAGGGAAATGGATAGTTTTATACTTTTATCCAAAAGATTTAACACCAGGATGTACAACTCAAGCTTGTGATTTTACAGATAAACACTCTTTTTTTGATGATTTAGATGCAGTAATTTTAGGTGTTAGTGCGGATGATACTGAAAAACATAGAAAATTTATTGATAAATATGATTTAACAATAACTCTTCTGTCTGATACAAATAAAAAAATGTGTGAAGATTATGGAGTTTGGCAGTTAAAACAATTTATGGGTAAAGAGTTTATGGGAGTTGTTAGAAGTACATTTATTATTAATCCTGAAGGAAAAATTGCAGCTATTTGGGATAAAGTAAGTGTTAGAAAGAAAAAGAGTGTAAAAGGTGAAAAGATAGAAGTTTTACATGTGGATGAAGTTAGAGAAAAACTTCAAGAATTACAATCAAATTAA